The following are encoded in a window of Paenibacillus polymyxa genomic DNA:
- a CDS encoding polyketide synthase, which produces MSQSVVELLEIERGIIQVKMQDRVHKNTFTLEMTHGLRQAFKTIQEDSTCKVVILTGYDNYFATGGTQEGLLALHEGISKFTDENIYSLALGCKVPVIAAMQGHAVGGGFVMGLFADFVVLSKESVYTTNFMRYGFTPGMGATYIIPKKLGFSLGEELLLNGGNYRGVELEKRGVPFPTLPRKEVMGYVMDLARQLAEKPRFSLITLKDHLVAPLREQLPKIVEQELIMHEKTFHQAEVKERIINLFGK; this is translated from the coding sequence ATGTCACAATCCGTGGTTGAATTACTTGAAATCGAGCGAGGCATTATTCAAGTGAAAATGCAAGATAGAGTTCATAAAAATACATTTACGCTTGAAATGACCCATGGACTAAGACAAGCGTTCAAGACGATCCAAGAAGATTCAACCTGCAAAGTCGTAATTCTAACAGGATACGATAATTATTTTGCCACGGGTGGGACGCAAGAGGGACTGTTGGCTTTACATGAAGGAATCTCGAAGTTTACCGATGAAAATATATACTCTCTTGCATTGGGCTGTAAAGTTCCAGTGATAGCTGCCATGCAGGGACATGCGGTGGGCGGTGGCTTTGTAATGGGGCTATTTGCTGATTTTGTAGTCCTAAGCAAGGAAAGTGTGTACACAACTAATTTTATGAGATACGGATTCACACCGGGAATGGGTGCCACGTATATCATTCCTAAAAAACTAGGGTTCAGCTTGGGAGAAGAACTATTGTTAAATGGGGGCAATTATCGAGGCGTTGAACTGGAGAAACGGGGAGTTCCATTTCCGACCCTGCCCCGCAAAGAAGTGATGGGCTATGTAATGGATCTTGCCCGGCAGCTAGCCGAGAAACCCAGATTTTCTTTAATCACGCTAAAGGATCATTTGGTTGCTCCACTCCGGGAACAGCTTCCCAAAATCGTAGAACAAGAGCTTATCATGCATGAGAAGACCTTTCATCAAGCGGAGGTTAAAGAACGAATTATCAACTTGTTTGGAAAATAA
- a CDS encoding enoyl-CoA hydratase/isomerase, with product MSYQTIQVRFQESICYIRFYRPEANNTINNTLIEECLHVLALCEESVTIVVLEGLPEVFCFGADFEGMREKVESGQEHAMSPEPMYDLWLKLATGPYITISHVRGKANAGGVGFIAASDIVIADETAQFSLSELLFGLFPACVLPFLVRRIGFQKAHYLTLMTQPVSVQQAHVWGLVDAYDVQSEMVLRKHLLRLRRLTKKGILRYKRFMDELNDLRQCKPLALASNQEVFSDSQNLKGIFRYVETGQFPWMD from the coding sequence ATGAGTTATCAAACGATTCAGGTTCGGTTTCAAGAATCGATTTGTTATATTCGGTTTTACCGACCGGAGGCAAATAATACGATTAATAATACCCTCATCGAGGAGTGCTTGCATGTGCTAGCGCTGTGTGAGGAGTCGGTTACGATCGTAGTTTTGGAGGGTCTGCCAGAGGTGTTCTGTTTTGGGGCGGATTTTGAGGGAATGCGTGAAAAAGTGGAAAGTGGACAAGAACATGCAATGAGTCCAGAACCTATGTATGATCTGTGGTTAAAACTAGCAACTGGGCCTTATATTACGATTTCTCATGTGCGAGGAAAAGCAAACGCTGGTGGCGTCGGATTTATTGCTGCCAGCGATATTGTGATAGCTGACGAGACGGCACAGTTCAGCTTGTCAGAATTGCTATTCGGACTTTTCCCTGCTTGCGTTCTACCATTTTTAGTCCGCAGGATTGGATTCCAAAAAGCGCATTATTTAACACTAATGACGCAGCCCGTTTCGGTTCAACAAGCCCATGTATGGGGATTGGTTGATGCGTACGATGTTCAGAGCGAGATGGTGCTACGCAAACATTTATTACGCCTCAGACGATTGACCAAGAAGGGGATCTTACGCTACAAGCGCTTTATGGATGAACTCAACGATTTGCGTCAATGTAAACCACTAGCGTTGGCGTCCAATCAAGAGGTGTTTTCAGATTCTCAAAATCTTAAGGGGATTTTCCGGTACGTTGAAACGGGGCAATTTCCGTGGATGGACTGA
- a CDS encoding hydroxymethylglutaryl-CoA synthase family protein, producing MVVVGIEAMNVFGGSAYLDVMQLAQHRQLDPARFENLLMKEKAVALPYEDPVTFGVNAAKPLVDALSEAEKNRIEMLITCTESGIDFGKSISTYIHHYLGLNRNCRLFELKQACYSGTAGLQMAVNFILSQVSPGAKALVIASDISRFIAAEGGDVLSEDWSYAEPSGGAGAVAMLISENPHVFQIDAGANGYYGYEVMDTCRPIPDSEAGDADLSLMSYLDCCEQAFLEYQKRVKGVDYKDTFQYLAFHTPFGGMVKGAHRTMMRRLTQSKPNEIEADYLQRVKPGLAYCQRVGNIMGATLYLSLAGTIDQGTFDAPKRIGCFSYGSGCCSEFYSGVVMPQSQEHLRRFEIERNLNDRYQLSMDEYESLLKGSGAVRFGTRNAKLDFQLIPGVIASGKGRQRLYLEEIYEFHRKYRWES from the coding sequence ATGGTTGTCGTGGGAATTGAGGCAATGAACGTTTTTGGTGGCTCCGCCTATCTGGATGTTATGCAATTAGCCCAACACAGGCAATTGGATCCTGCAAGGTTCGAAAATTTATTAATGAAAGAAAAGGCGGTTGCCCTGCCTTATGAAGATCCAGTTACCTTTGGAGTAAATGCGGCAAAACCGCTGGTGGACGCTCTTTCAGAAGCGGAAAAAAACCGAATCGAAATGCTTATCACCTGTACAGAATCAGGTATTGATTTTGGGAAATCAATCAGTACATATATTCACCACTATTTGGGGTTGAATCGGAATTGCAGATTATTCGAGCTCAAGCAAGCCTGCTATTCCGGTACTGCAGGACTCCAAATGGCGGTGAATTTTATTCTTTCTCAGGTCTCGCCAGGAGCAAAAGCGCTTGTAATTGCCAGTGATATTTCACGATTTATTGCTGCTGAAGGCGGGGATGTCTTGAGTGAGGATTGGTCTTATGCTGAGCCCAGTGGAGGCGCAGGGGCCGTGGCAATGCTCATTAGTGAAAATCCTCATGTTTTTCAAATCGATGCAGGCGCTAATGGATATTATGGCTATGAGGTGATGGATACTTGCCGGCCGATTCCAGATAGCGAGGCTGGGGATGCAGATTTGTCTTTAATGTCCTATCTGGATTGTTGCGAGCAAGCATTTTTGGAATATCAAAAACGGGTGAAAGGAGTGGATTATAAAGATACCTTTCAGTATCTTGCCTTTCATACTCCTTTTGGCGGAATGGTAAAAGGGGCGCATCGCACGATGATGCGAAGGTTGACTCAATCCAAACCAAATGAGATTGAGGCAGATTATTTACAACGTGTTAAGCCCGGATTGGCATATTGCCAACGAGTCGGTAATATTATGGGGGCGACTTTGTACCTCTCCTTGGCAGGTACGATTGATCAGGGTACATTCGATGCTCCAAAGCGAATCGGCTGTTTTTCCTACGGGTCAGGCTGCTGCTCTGAATTTTATAGCGGGGTTGTTATGCCGCAAAGCCAGGAACATCTGCGGCGTTTTGAAATCGAGCGTAATTTGAATGATCGCTATCAGTTATCTATGGACGAATATGAATCCCTGCTAAAAGGCAGTGGCGCCGTACGATTTGGAACCCGCAACGCCAAGCTGGATTTTCAATTGATTCCGGGGGTGATAGCTTCCGGGAAAGGGAGACAGCGGTTGTATTTGGAAGAAATCTATGAATTCCACCGTAAATACAGGTGGGAATCATGA
- a CDS encoding beta-ketoacyl synthase N-terminal-like domain-containing protein, with product MKNYEKSELVVTGIGVTSAIGQGKAAFASALFKGQHAFGVMQRPGRRGEASFIGAELPPLSYPKALSKRMLRTASFSGQVAMVTLQEAWDDAQLDNVDPSRIGLVVGGSNFQQRELFQTYEAYREKMCFVPPTYGVSFMDTDLCGLCTEQFGIQGLAYTVGGASASGQVAIIQAIEAIQADRVDVCIAMGALMDISYMECQALRSLGAMGSDRYADEPAMACRPFDQSRDGFIYGESCGVVVIERADSAVRRREKPYAKLAGWDMGMDRNRNPNPSYEGEARVIRRALEKAKLLPKEIDYINPHGTGSVVGDEIEIKALQDCKLSHAYINATKSIIGHGLSAAGTVEIVATLLQMSESRLHPTRNLEEPIHLDCNWVKNESVPAIIHNTMNLSMGFGGINTAICMQKCESRI from the coding sequence ATGAAAAATTATGAAAAGTCTGAATTAGTCGTTACGGGGATTGGCGTGACTTCGGCGATTGGGCAGGGGAAGGCTGCTTTTGCCTCGGCGTTGTTCAAAGGGCAGCATGCATTTGGCGTCATGCAGCGCCCTGGCAGAAGAGGCGAAGCTTCATTTATAGGTGCGGAGCTGCCACCCTTGTCTTATCCGAAGGCATTATCCAAACGAATGTTACGTACAGCATCATTTTCGGGGCAGGTAGCCATGGTAACCCTTCAAGAAGCCTGGGATGATGCCCAATTGGATAACGTTGATCCTAGCCGTATTGGACTGGTGGTTGGAGGCTCCAATTTTCAGCAACGGGAGCTATTTCAGACCTATGAGGCCTATCGGGAAAAAATGTGCTTTGTACCGCCGACCTATGGGGTTTCCTTTATGGATACTGATTTGTGCGGACTATGTACCGAACAGTTCGGCATTCAGGGGTTAGCTTATACCGTCGGTGGTGCATCCGCGAGTGGACAAGTCGCAATCATTCAAGCAATTGAGGCCATTCAAGCAGATCGTGTTGATGTTTGTATTGCAATGGGGGCATTGATGGATATTTCGTATATGGAATGCCAGGCATTGCGGTCCTTGGGAGCGATGGGAAGCGACCGATATGCCGATGAACCTGCAATGGCGTGTCGACCATTTGATCAGTCGCGGGACGGGTTCATCTATGGGGAATCTTGCGGGGTTGTAGTCATAGAACGGGCCGATTCTGCCGTGAGGCGTCGGGAGAAACCTTATGCCAAACTTGCAGGATGGGATATGGGAATGGATCGAAACCGGAATCCCAATCCCTCTTACGAAGGCGAAGCCCGAGTGATTAGAAGAGCTTTGGAGAAAGCAAAGCTACTACCGAAAGAGATTGATTATATTAATCCCCATGGGACAGGCTCGGTTGTTGGAGACGAGATAGAAATAAAGGCACTACAGGATTGTAAATTGTCACATGCCTATATCAATGCAACCAAATCCATTATCGGTCATGGCTTGAGCGCGGCAGGAACGGTTGAAATTGTGGCTACTCTTTTACAAATGTCGGAGTCGAGACTTCACCCTACCCGTAATTTGGAGGAGCCTATCCATTTGGACTGCAATTGGGTGAAGAATGAGTCTGTACCAGCAATTATTCACAATACCATGAATCTGAGCATGGGATTTGGTGGAATCAATACGGCCATTTGTATGCAAAAATGTGAGTCGCGTATTTGA
- a CDS encoding acyl carrier protein: MHKEEVFDIVKRCIREVLPELQDHTFEYGDRLVDLGADSVDRAEIVNKTMETLSLHIPRVELSGVKNIGELTDALYAKL; the protein is encoded by the coding sequence ATGCATAAGGAAGAAGTATTCGATATTGTTAAACGTTGTATTCGTGAAGTGCTTCCTGAATTACAAGATCACACGTTCGAGTATGGCGATCGATTGGTGGATTTGGGTGCAGATTCAGTAGATCGGGCCGAAATTGTAAACAAGACGATGGAAACATTATCTCTTCATATTCCGCGTGTCGAATTGTCTGGCGTGAAAAATATAGGGGAATTGACAGATGCACTTTATGCGAAATTATGA
- a CDS encoding 4'-phosphopantetheinyl transferase family protein, with product MKREDAVMKAAVSFVHADYNADAPLDREVFHSDECNYFESLVFHRRKTNFVLGRLSAKQAVSVLLSEPNLRNVSVETGVFGQPMLRINGVHSYQVSIAHCDYIGAAVVFPEAHPMGIDIERIDSKRNKTIESQLTTEEKERISVVRGVGEYSALLTVFWTVKEALSKILRTGFTTSLHVLEMNETRLVDGYFQSTFSHFPQYAAQSYRLGDYICTIVAPRKTEWSMNTSRIYEKFNTIFHRNPFVGHAY from the coding sequence TTGAAGCGGGAAGATGCCGTGATGAAGGCGGCCGTCAGTTTTGTCCATGCAGATTATAACGCAGACGCTCCCCTTGATCGGGAAGTTTTTCATTCGGATGAGTGTAATTACTTCGAGAGTTTGGTATTCCATCGGCGGAAAACCAACTTTGTGCTTGGCAGGCTAAGTGCGAAACAAGCGGTTTCGGTGCTGTTAAGCGAGCCAAACCTGCGCAACGTAAGTGTGGAGACAGGTGTCTTTGGCCAGCCCATGCTTCGAATCAATGGTGTCCACAGTTACCAGGTGAGCATTGCCCATTGCGACTATATCGGAGCGGCTGTTGTTTTTCCCGAAGCGCATCCCATGGGCATTGATATTGAGAGGATTGATTCTAAGCGAAATAAGACAATTGAAAGCCAACTGACGACGGAAGAAAAGGAAAGAATCTCTGTCGTGCGAGGAGTAGGGGAGTACTCAGCTTTATTGACGGTTTTTTGGACAGTGAAGGAGGCCCTGTCGAAAATATTGCGCACAGGTTTTACAACATCGCTGCATGTACTTGAAATGAATGAGACCAGATTGGTGGATGGATACTTCCAAAGTACATTTTCACATTTTCCACAATATGCTGCCCAGTCTTACCGGTTAGGTGACTATATCTGCACGATTGTAGCACCAAGGAAGACGGAATGGAGTATGAATACTTCTCGGATTTATGAGAAATTCAATACAATTTTTCATCGAAATCCGTTTGTAGGTCATGCTTATTGA
- the loaP gene encoding antiterminator LoaP — MSWYVFFVRTGREEQVKQLINEWLDSEVYKPFIPLQERLFKVAGIVKKEWAPLFPSYVFIESNLPDLQFVTSTNSMICTSSDIIRLLRYSKFEASMRDSEKQMLESLCNDSYCIESSTGIIEGDNIRILDGPLKGRGSIVKKIDRHKRQAVIQLEFMGDIRLVRVALEIISKV, encoded by the coding sequence GTGAGCTGGTACGTGTTTTTTGTGCGAACGGGTAGGGAAGAACAGGTCAAGCAGCTTATTAATGAGTGGTTGGATTCTGAAGTCTACAAACCCTTTATACCTCTCCAAGAGAGACTTTTTAAAGTAGCAGGAATAGTAAAGAAAGAATGGGCTCCTTTGTTCCCAAGCTATGTATTTATTGAGTCGAATTTACCTGACTTGCAGTTCGTAACCAGTACAAATTCAATGATTTGCACTTCTAGTGATATCATTCGTTTATTGAGATACTCGAAGTTTGAAGCTTCAATGAGAGATTCAGAGAAACAAATGTTAGAGAGTCTATGCAATGATAGCTATTGTATAGAATCATCAACTGGAATTATTGAAGGAGACAATATACGTATTCTAGATGGCCCACTTAAAGGAAGGGGGAGTATAGTCAAGAAAATAGATAGACATAAACGACAAGCGGTCATTCAGTTGGAATTTATGGGTGATATTAGGTTAGTGAGGGTAGCGTTGGAAATTATAAGTAAGGTTTAA
- a CDS encoding MBL fold metallo-hydrolase, whose product MNLTYHMEQLRVCFMNFINYVYFVMDEKTRDIAIVDPSWDLLKVESYLQQLNGDLKAILLTHSHWDHINLVNPLLEKYNPQVFMSTNEIDFYNFRCRNLYSIKDKDSIKVGETEIKSLLTPGHTVGSVCYLLSDRLFTGDTIFIEGCGFCDPNGGDPVELYNSVQKIKREIDDSIQIYPAHSFGKAPGFTLNHLMDENIYFQFTSKESFIKFRMRPNQKGLFDFK is encoded by the coding sequence ATGAATCTGACTTATCATATGGAACAGTTAAGAGTTTGTTTTATGAATTTCATTAACTATGTATATTTTGTAATGGATGAGAAAACAAGAGACATAGCTATTGTTGACCCATCATGGGATTTATTGAAAGTAGAATCCTATCTTCAACAATTGAATGGCGATCTCAAAGCGATACTATTAACTCACTCACATTGGGATCATATTAATTTGGTAAATCCACTCCTAGAAAAATATAACCCGCAAGTATTCATGTCAACAAACGAAATCGATTTTTATAATTTTAGATGTAGAAATTTATATTCAATTAAAGACAAGGATTCAATCAAGGTTGGTGAAACGGAAATCAAAAGTCTTTTGACCCCCGGACATACCGTGGGAAGTGTATGCTATCTGTTGTCAGATCGCTTATTTACTGGGGATACAATATTCATTGAAGGTTGTGGTTTTTGTGACCCAAATGGAGGAGATCCGGTAGAATTATATAATAGCGTTCAAAAAATAAAGCGAGAAATTGATGACTCTATTCAAATTTATCCTGCTCATTCATTTGGTAAAGCGCCTGGTTTTACACTCAATCACCTCATGGATGAAAATATTTATTTTCAATTTACGAGTAAGGAATCTTTTATTAAATTTAGAATGCGTCCGAACCAAAAGGGCCTGTTCGATTTCAAATGA
- a CDS encoding phBC6A51 family helix-turn-helix protein encodes MTNKKCKRRARPPLNERHRLAIEMLARKGVHDTMDEIASLCGVDRRTLYRWRQREDFNKEYERVHRGFISAIRRRHKSAVDWSVLSADEITERCRMLGLI; translated from the coding sequence ATGACGAATAAGAAGTGCAAAAGACGGGCACGACCACCGCTTAACGAGCGTCATAGGCTTGCAATCGAAATGCTAGCGCGCAAGGGCGTGCATGACACGATGGATGAAATCGCGTCTCTATGCGGAGTTGATAGGCGGACATTGTACCGTTGGAGGCAGCGTGAGGATTTTAATAAAGAATACGAGAGGGTACACCGAGGGTTCATATCCGCAATACGTCGACGACATAAGAGTGCGGTAGATTGGTCGGTGCTTTCAGCGGATGAAATCACGGAGAGATGCCGAATGCTCGGCCTTATTTAA
- a CDS encoding DUF2577 domain-containing protein, with protein MIERIDGGGVSQFRDVIKQLGHNVEVDIEYATIIAPPPALRVQVDNMKIELDGDDVIVPEHLREHTRKVSVKSSAGSLSPTTLELNRYTRVTKETESSAPVNSKAFSDVFNFGGFTSGEFEITFHDTLKAGDRVAVASFGAGQRYIVLDRI; from the coding sequence ATGATCGAACGAATTGACGGAGGCGGCGTATCACAATTTCGCGACGTTATTAAACAGCTCGGACACAACGTAGAAGTTGATATCGAGTACGCAACGATCATCGCACCTCCGCCGGCTCTCCGCGTGCAAGTCGATAACATGAAGATCGAACTCGACGGAGACGACGTAATTGTTCCAGAGCATTTGCGTGAACATACGCGAAAGGTGTCCGTTAAAAGCTCCGCGGGGTCGCTGTCACCGACTACGCTCGAACTCAACCGATATACACGCGTAACAAAGGAAACGGAATCGTCTGCGCCTGTTAATTCGAAAGCGTTCAGCGACGTGTTCAACTTCGGAGGCTTCACATCCGGCGAGTTCGAGATTACGTTCCACGATACGCTGAAGGCGGGCGACCGCGTGGCCGTTGCGTCGTTTGGTGCGGGACAACGTTATATCGTTTTGGATCGGATTTAA
- a CDS encoding phage tail tape measure protein translates to MSKKGIKSTGTSVQAVTKDIEKYVAAQTGLKVGTSKAAKETKKFLTASNLIHSSFYDNKGEIKDLAQVADLLKNRFGKLTNEQRQYYLHQIFGSDAIRAGNILFKEGAAGVKKFQQEMANVTALQVATKKMDSAAGAVEQFQGAIETLQISALLPTMPILKRLAQAASEFVVKYTPRITAAMQRAVTTAKTFLKDNFINNPEFTKLPDIKSKVAFAFEKIEKAFANWWNGGGRVAVENLTAQVVQFMASSLEAAVPTFVSVGLKLGSGLIDGIQKAIANDPIASAVLNGGGGAIVGGVFGPGGALAGAAIGAGGGASNVYIDRGAKSLGSSDAVNGFFDWTNKHLPTWMGGVPDDQLAAHNAERRNKLGNKHAGGLDTVPYNGYLTLAHKDEAILTKHEASEWRDQQRGNGGNAPSIVIQNVTISNDMDVERFAGMLARRLAT, encoded by the coding sequence ATGAGTAAGAAGGGCATTAAATCAACGGGCACATCGGTACAAGCAGTTACGAAGGACATCGAGAAGTACGTCGCAGCGCAGACGGGGCTCAAGGTCGGAACGTCTAAGGCCGCGAAGGAAACGAAGAAGTTCCTGACTGCGAGTAATCTCATTCATTCGTCATTTTACGATAATAAAGGCGAGATTAAGGACCTGGCGCAGGTAGCGGATTTGCTGAAGAACCGTTTCGGCAAGCTTACGAACGAGCAACGTCAATACTACTTGCATCAGATATTCGGGTCCGACGCTATTCGTGCCGGTAACATCCTCTTTAAAGAAGGCGCGGCTGGCGTTAAGAAGTTTCAGCAAGAGATGGCGAACGTAACCGCGCTCCAAGTTGCGACTAAGAAAATGGATAGCGCAGCGGGTGCGGTCGAGCAGTTCCAGGGCGCGATTGAAACGTTGCAAATATCCGCGTTGCTTCCTACGATGCCGATCTTAAAACGACTAGCACAAGCAGCTTCGGAGTTTGTCGTTAAGTATACGCCGCGAATTACTGCCGCTATGCAGCGCGCAGTAACAACCGCTAAGACGTTCCTCAAGGATAACTTTATTAATAATCCGGAGTTTACCAAGCTTCCGGATATTAAGAGTAAAGTGGCGTTCGCCTTCGAAAAGATAGAAAAGGCATTCGCAAATTGGTGGAATGGTGGAGGACGGGTAGCTGTAGAGAACTTAACGGCACAGGTCGTTCAGTTCATGGCATCGTCTCTCGAAGCAGCCGTACCAACGTTTGTGAGTGTCGGGTTAAAACTTGGTTCTGGATTAATTGACGGGATACAAAAGGCGATCGCTAATGACCCTATCGCTAGTGCAGTACTTAATGGCGGTGGTGGTGCGATAGTTGGTGGTGTATTTGGTCCTGGCGGTGCGCTCGCAGGGGCTGCAATAGGTGCAGGCGGCGGTGCATCTAACGTCTATATTGACCGGGGGGCGAAGTCTCTCGGATCGAGCGACGCTGTGAACGGGTTCTTTGACTGGACGAATAAACACTTACCTACGTGGATGGGCGGTGTACCAGACGATCAGTTGGCGGCACATAACGCTGAACGTCGAAATAAGCTCGGCAATAAGCACGCAGGCGGATTGGATACTGTGCCCTATAACGGTTATCTTACACTTGCCCACAAGGATGAGGCTATTCTCACAAAGCATGAAGCATCCGAATGGCGTGACCAACAACGCGGTAATGGTGGTAATGCTCCGTCAATTGTCATCCAAAACGTGACGATTAGCAACGATATGGATGTTGAGCGCTTTGCCGGTATGTTGGCGCGTAGACTAGCTACGTAA
- a CDS encoding MarR family transcriptional regulator, with protein MSSQKPFQSKIFVPSARVFRTLYINIDGFKNDHIAVYDILYHYWNAAEGYAWPTSVDIQMEAGISETTVTKVIRELVEWGLIEIVSNPKGDNNTYNVKRPIEDEMEFYRVFPEALRNKQERRERADARASRPKKRKRTTSVTKTSAVPKAGGYVDGIYVETAIDF; from the coding sequence ATGTCCAGTCAAAAGCCATTCCAGTCTAAAATCTTTGTTCCATCGGCGCGTGTATTTCGAACACTGTATATTAATATAGACGGATTCAAGAATGACCACATTGCTGTTTATGACATTCTATATCACTACTGGAATGCCGCAGAGGGCTACGCTTGGCCGACTTCAGTCGATATACAGATGGAAGCTGGAATCAGCGAGACAACAGTTACGAAAGTAATCCGTGAACTCGTGGAATGGGGATTAATCGAAATTGTATCAAACCCGAAAGGGGATAATAACACGTATAACGTAAAGCGTCCGATCGAAGATGAAATGGAATTTTACCGCGTGTTTCCTGAAGCTTTACGTAACAAACAGGAACGTAGAGAACGAGCGGATGCCCGTGCTAGTAGACCTAAAAAGCGTAAGCGTACTACGTCTGTTACAAAGACGAGTGCCGTACCGAAGGCAGGCGGTTATGTCGATGGAATATACGTAGAAACGGCTATCGACTTTTAA
- a CDS encoding helix-turn-helix domain-containing protein, with product MVIDYTVVGRLRSIYRLSLADMAALLGVSESHLCRVEKGERVMNDGMRQRCINELELSPEKLNRLLSLYDETEVDHHKLRDNHHKRRG from the coding sequence ATGGTGATAGACTATACCGTTGTCGGTAGGTTGCGTTCAATATACCGTTTGTCTCTTGCGGATATGGCCGCGTTGCTCGGCGTTTCTGAATCGCATCTTTGCCGCGTGGAGAAGGGAGAACGCGTAATGAACGATGGAATGAGGCAACGATGCATTAACGAACTAGAATTGAGCCCGGAAAAACTGAATCGGTTGCTTTCCCTTTACGATGAGACCGAGGTTGACCACCATAAATTACGAGATAACCACCATAAACGGCGGGGGTAA